The Saprospiraceae bacterium genome includes the window ACAGCGCGCCTTGGAAACACCTATGCAGGCATAGGAATGGGATTAAGTATTATTGCTGCATTGTTGGCTCCAATGGAGGGCGCTAGTAATAACTACGCATGGATCATAGGTGGAATAATAGTTGGTGGAATAGCAGGCTCCATCTCCGCCAAACGTATCCAAATGACTGCTATGCCTCAAATGGTGTCCGTTTTTAACGGCTTGGGAGGGGCATGTGCGGTCGTATTGGCGATGGTCGAACTCTACAATATGTCCAATCCGTCGCCTGGGGGCATTGGTATCGCCCTCTTGACCTTGTTTATTGGAGGGGTTGCATTTACGGGGAGTATGTTGGCCTTTGCCAAACTTCAAGACCTTGTATCTGATAGTTCCATTACTTTTCCCAAACATAATATAGCAAATATCGTCCTACTAATCGCTACGGCAGTCGTAGGTGTGATGCTTTATTTGCAGGGTGCCGACATGAGCGTCAGTTTGTTGCTAATCTTTATGGCAATGACGCTGGTTTATGGTTTCTCCTTTGTGGCGCCCATTGGTGGAGCGGACATGCCCGTTGTGATTTCCTTGCTAAATTCCTTTACCGGATTATCTGCCGCTGCGGCAGGTTTGATTTACGGTAACCAGCTGATGTTGGTAGGTGGTATTTTAGTAGGTGCCTCTGGTACCATATTGACCGTGCTCATGTGTGAAGCCATGAACCGTTCCCTTATCAATGTTTTGGTTGGTGGTTTTGGTGGTGGTGGCGCGGCTGCAGGCAAAGGATCAGGCGATCAGGTAGCCAAAGAGGTTAGCCTCAATGACGCAGCTATTCAACTCTTCTACTCCAAATCAGTCATGATTGTTCCGGGTTATGGGCTAGCAGTCGCACAGGCGCAAAAGGTATGCAAAGAGGTCGATGACTTGTTGGAAGCCAATGGTGTAGATGTAAAATATGCGATTCACCCTGTTGCCGGACGGATGCCTGGCCATATGAATGTATTATTAGCCGAAGCAGATGTTCCTTACCCCAAGTTATTAGATTTGGATGATGCGAATAGCGCTTTAACGAATACCGATATTGTCATTATTGTTGGAGCGAATGATGTGGTTAACCCAGCTGCACTAGATGATCCCTCCAGCCCTATATACGGAATGCCAGTGCTCAATGTTTGGGATGCCAAACACGTTATCGTGTTAAAGCGTAGTATGAGTGCTGGTTATGCTGGCATTCAAAATCCACTATTCTTCCACGAGAAAAACAGAATGCTCTTTGGTGATGCCAAGGATACCCTTAGTAAAATCGTATCTGAGCTTAAGAGCTTGTAAAAGAAAAGGGGGGAAGGGGAAGGTGGAAGTCGGAAGTCGGAAATGGAAAAGGTCTCTGCTCCCTTCGTACTTCCACTTTCCCCCTTCGCACTTCCAACTTCCGAATTCCCCCTTCCCCTTCCTACCAGATGCCGTTTTCAACCAGTAAGACCATAAATCACCTTACTACATGAATGGTAATCCCCGTTTTCTTGTTGTATGCCTCTTGCTCTTTTCATTTTATAGCCAGGCGCAAATAGATAGAACCCCTAATCGGGCTTCGTATGTTGTTCAGGTAAAAAAGGCAACAGCTGCCTTTCAAATTGATGGTCAATTAGATGAAGCGGATTGGCTAAGGGCTGATCTTGCCGAGGACTTTACGCGGGTATTGCCCATCGATACGGGTTATGCTGCGACCCCGACGGACGTCAGGGTGAGTTATGATGACAAAAACCTGTATTTCGGCATTACCTGCTATGAACGGGTGCAGGGGCCCAATATTATTGAATCCCTACGACGGGACTTTGCCTTTGGGGCCAACGACAACTTTCTGATTTTTATCGATACCTATAATGACCAGACCAACGGTTTTTCCTTTGGCGCCTCAGCGGGCGGCGCACAATGGGATGGAATCCAATCCAATGGCGGAAGTGTATCCCTGGATTGGGACTGTAAATGGGAGTCTGCCGTCAAACATTACAAGGACTATTGGGTGATTGAAATGGCCATCCCCTTTCGCAATTTACAGTTTAAAGCCGATGTCGATCAATGGGGTATCAATTTCAGCAGAATGGATGTAAAGGGTAATGAAAAATCCAGCTGGGCGCCAGTTCCCCGCCAGTTTCCTACTGCCAACCTCGGCTTTGCAGGTACCCTCCAATGGGACGCCCCGCCGCCAAAGCCCAAAACCAATTTATCGCTCATTCCTTATGTTGCAGCACGTACCGCTCGTGATTATGAAACGAAAGAAAAAAGTCCCCTCAAAATGGATGCAGGGATCGACGCTAAAATAGCCTTGACCCCATCGCTCAACCTGGACCTTACCGTCAACCCGGATTTTTCGCAGGTGGATGTCGATAGACAGGTCACCAACCTCGACCGCTTTGAGCTTTTTTTCCCGGAGCGTCGCCGGTTTTTCCTCGAAAACCAGGATATTTTCAGTGGCTTTGGCAAAGACGGAATTCGCCCGTTTTTTTCCCGAAGAATTGGCTTAAATAGCCCGGTCCGAGCCGGCCTTAGGCTTAGCGGTAAATTGAATGAACAATGGCGAGTTGGCTTATTGAATATGCAAACGGGGACCAAAGATCAAATACCTGCCACTAATTTTACCGTTGCGGCTATCCAAAAGAAAATATTTGGCCGCTCCAACATCGGCGTCTTTTTTGTCAATAAACAATTAACGGTTGATGAATCGACCTTAAATTCTCCAGTAGACCTCAATCGCTTCAACAGGGTCTTCGGAATAGATTACAACCTGGCCAGCGCGGATAGCCGCTGGTTAGGCAAGTTTTTCCTGCACAAATCAATTGCTGAAATACAAGCTGGCAAAAGCCTCACCCTTTCCGGCAATTTAGCTTACAATACCCAGCATTGGTTGATAGAAGGGAGTTATGATATGATCGGTGAAAATTACCAGGCTGAAACGGGCTTTGTTCGCCGGAAAGGACTGCATCAGATGGAGCCAGGGATCGCCTACCGCTTTTACCCCAAATCCACCAAAATTGCCAATCACGGCCCCGAACTACAGACCCAATTCATTTTTGATACAGATTACAAACGAACTGATACGCAATTGCAGTTAGGGTACAAAGTCGTTTTCCTAAATAGGAGTGATCTTGAACTCCGTTTTAATCGCCAATACATCCGCTTATTGGATCCGTTTGACCCTACTAATTCGAAAGGCATTTTATTGGAGGAAGGTTCGGAATACAATTGGAATGGTCTTGCCTTTGAATACCAAGCAGATGCTCGAAAACGATTCAATTACAATTTTGCCATTGGCTATGGCGGTTTTTTCAATGGAAACCGTTTCAATATAGAAGGCGAACTAATCTATAGGTTCCAACCTTATGGCAGCATTGCCGTCAACCTGGCTTACAATGATTTGACTTTCCCCGCACCTTTTACCGATGTCAATTTTTTCTTGATCGGCCCCAAATTGGATATTACCTTTACCAATAAGCTTTTCTTGACCGCTTTTGTCCAGTACAATGAACAAATTAACAATATCAACACCAATATTCGATTCCAATGGCGTTATCAGCCGGTTTCAGACCTGTTTATCGTTTATTCTGATAATTACTTTCCGGAACCCTGGAATGTGAAGAACAGAGCACTGGTAGCGAAGATGTCTTATTGGTTTAATTAAGAGGCTGTTGTTATTTCCTATAGTGGGGTTGTGACCCTGTCATAAATTATGTATTTTTCTTCTTACTTGGATAAAACTGATGCTCTTTATCTAAAAATACTATTTGAAAAATATAATTTT containing:
- a CDS encoding NAD(P)(+) transhydrogenase (Re/Si-specific) subunit beta, with amino-acid sequence MAIDFFINLAYLLGAVGFVWGLRLLSSPDTARLGNTYAGIGMGLSIIAALLAPMEGASNNYAWIIGGIIVGGIAGSISAKRIQMTAMPQMVSVFNGLGGACAVVLAMVELYNMSNPSPGGIGIALLTLFIGGVAFTGSMLAFAKLQDLVSDSSITFPKHNIANIVLLIATAVVGVMLYLQGADMSVSLLLIFMAMTLVYGFSFVAPIGGADMPVVISLLNSFTGLSAAAAGLIYGNQLMLVGGILVGASGTILTVLMCEAMNRSLINVLVGGFGGGGAAAGKGSGDQVAKEVSLNDAAIQLFYSKSVMIVPGYGLAVAQAQKVCKEVDDLLEANGVDVKYAIHPVAGRMPGHMNVLLAEADVPYPKLLDLDDANSALTNTDIVIIVGANDVVNPAALDDPSSPIYGMPVLNVWDAKHVIVLKRSMSAGYAGIQNPLFFHEKNRMLFGDAKDTLSKIVSELKSL
- a CDS encoding DUF5916 domain-containing protein, with product MNGNPRFLVVCLLLFSFYSQAQIDRTPNRASYVVQVKKATAAFQIDGQLDEADWLRADLAEDFTRVLPIDTGYAATPTDVRVSYDDKNLYFGITCYERVQGPNIIESLRRDFAFGANDNFLIFIDTYNDQTNGFSFGASAGGAQWDGIQSNGGSVSLDWDCKWESAVKHYKDYWVIEMAIPFRNLQFKADVDQWGINFSRMDVKGNEKSSWAPVPRQFPTANLGFAGTLQWDAPPPKPKTNLSLIPYVAARTARDYETKEKSPLKMDAGIDAKIALTPSLNLDLTVNPDFSQVDVDRQVTNLDRFELFFPERRRFFLENQDIFSGFGKDGIRPFFSRRIGLNSPVRAGLRLSGKLNEQWRVGLLNMQTGTKDQIPATNFTVAAIQKKIFGRSNIGVFFVNKQLTVDESTLNSPVDLNRFNRVFGIDYNLASADSRWLGKFFLHKSIAEIQAGKSLTLSGNLAYNTQHWLIEGSYDMIGENYQAETGFVRRKGLHQMEPGIAYRFYPKSTKIANHGPELQTQFIFDTDYKRTDTQLQLGYKVVFLNRSDLELRFNRQYIRLLDPFDPTNSKGILLEEGSEYNWNGLAFEYQADARKRFNYNFAIGYGGFFNGNRFNIEGELIYRFQPYGSIAVNLAYNDLTFPAPFTDVNFFLIGPKLDITFTNKLFLTAFVQYNEQINNINTNIRFQWRYQPVSDLFIVYSDNYFPEPWNVKNRALVAKMSYWFN